TCCCGACCCCGAGGAGATCGAGGCGTTCGCGGCGCGGATGCGGGAGCGCCGCTTCGACCTCGCCGTGCAGGTGCACGGCGGCGGCCGGAACTCCAACCCGTTCCTGCTGCGCCTCGGCGCGCGGCACACCGTGGGCACCGCGACGGACGACGCCGAGCGGCTCGACCGCGTCATCCCGTACGTCTACTACCAGCACGAGGTGATGCGCGGGCTCGAGGTCGCGGGGCTCGCGGGCGCGCCGATCGCGGACCTGGAGCCGGTGGTGGAGGTCACCGACGCCGAGCGGGACGCCGCCGCGGCGCACGTGACGGGCGCGCCCGGCGGGCTCGTCGTGATCCACCCGGGCGCCACGGACAGCCGCCGCCGCTGGCCCGTCGAGTCGTTCGCGGAGGTCGCGCGCCGGGCCGCCGCGGACGACGCCCAGGTGGTCGTCGTGGGCGACGCGACGGACGCGGCCGACGCCGACCGCATCGTGTCGCTCGCGCGCGACGGGCTCCCGGCGGAGCAGGCGTCGCGCGTGACGTCGCTCGCCGACGCCCTCGCGCTCGGCGAGCTCGCGGGCCTCCTCACGCACGCGGACGTCGTGCTCGGCAACGACAGCGGCCCCCGCCACCTGGCGCAGGCGGTCGGCGCGCGCACGGTGGGCGTGTTCTGGTTCGGCAACGTGATCAACGCGGCGCCCGTCGGCCGCACGCGCCACCGGATCCACATGGGCTGGACCACGACCTGCCCCGTCTGCGGCGTCGACGTGACCCAGGTCGGCTGGACCGCCGAGCGCTGCGAGCACGACCCGTCGTTCGTCGCCACGGTGCGGGTGGACGACGTGCACGCGGACGTGGAGCAGCTGCGGCGGGCGTCGCTCGGGGAGCGCGTGACGGCGTAGTCGTCAGCGGCCCGCCGGGTCGAGCGCCTCCGTCGCGTGCGGGGTCGTCGCGATCGCGGCGTTCCGCAGCGACTCCGTGCCCGCGTCGAGGTAGCCGTACGTCGTCTCGTGGGCCGCGTACTCGGCCGCGCGCTCGGCCCTGTCGCGGATGGCGGACCAGGCGGGCGAGTCGGGGTCGTCGTTCCAGGGCGAGTGCAGCACGGGCGCGTGGCCGGTGACCGGCAGGAGCCCGCGTGCGGGGTCGCCGTCGACCGAGATGACGGTGGCGCCGAACCCGGGCGCGCGCGGATCCTGCCGGGAGAGCCGGCCCCACACGGCCTCGTCGTCGTCCACCGCCTCGCCCGCGTACACGTGGCGGGCGTGGAGGTCGCGGGCGTCGTCGATGGAGTCCTCCACGCCCGCCGATCCGAGCATGACGAACGAGTAGACGCCGAGGTCGCGGGCGGCGAGCGCGTCGGCGGCCATGGTGGATCCGTACGAGTGGGCGATGACGCTCACCGACGCGAGGTCGCCGCCGGCCCGCGCCGCGTGCAGGCCCGCGATCTCGCCGGCGAGGAGGGGCGCGCCGCGCTCCGCGTGGTCGCCGAGGGTCGCGGCGACGCCGGGCGGCGGCGTGCGGTAGCCGATCCACGCGACCACGGCGTGCGCGGCCGGGGCGCCCACGGCGGCCTGCGCGTCGAAGACGTTCTGCGCGGTCTCCGTCCAGAGCTGCATGTCGTCGGTGTACGTGCCCATGCCCGGCACGGTGAAGGTCACCTGGCGCGCGGTGTCGAGGTCGCCCACGGCGATGGCGGCGAGCGGCGGATCCCGGAGGGTGAGCGACACGAGCGTCCGCGGGGGCGCGGTCCCGCCGCCCACGGGGGCCGTCGGGTGCAGCGCGTCGTGGATGGCGGTGAGCGCGGCGAGGCGGTTCCGCGCGTCGACGTCGTCGGCCCGGGCGGCGACGGCGGCCCGCTCCGTGCGCATCTCGGCGCGCAGCTGGCGCCGGTTGGCGGCGTCGCGCGACGCGTAGTCGACCCCGTCCAGGTCGCCGATGAGCTCCGGGGAGCTCCGGATCAGGGCGCGCTGCTGCCTCCGGTCCTTCGCCGCCCACCACCGGACGACGCGCTCCGGCGAAGCGTCCATCACCTGCAGCTCGAGCGCGGGGTGCGCGGCGATCATGCGCTGGGCCTCTGACGCGGAGAGCGCGGCGTACCGGTCGAGCTGAGCGAAGCCGGCCTCGACGCCGGATCCGGGCGGGGCGGGGAGGATCACGAGGCCCACGAGCACGGCGGCGAGGGCCAGCGCGGTCTCGCGTCGCCGGTGGGCTCGGGTCACCACCGCCTCCTCGTGCCGCGCACCTCCGTCGGGTCGGGGGCGGCGCTGATCCGAGGGTAGGGGCGGGCTCCCGCGCGCCCGCCGTGCGCGGGCTGGGTGCCGCCCGGGTGCCGGGCATGCGGATCCGATGACGGTCGGGACCTGCCCGCGACGGTCGCGGGCGACGGATCAGCGGCGGCGGAGGGCCAGCGCGTCGCGGAGGGAGGCGGCGGAGGCGGCCGTGCTGTCGATCCGCCAGTCCTGCTCCTTCTGGAAGTCGAACCAGACGAACCCGATGACGTCGGGCTGCGCGTGCAGGTAGGCGACGAGGTCGCGCGTCCATGCGGCCTTCGAGCCGCCGACCTCGCTCGAGGCCACCTCGGCGACGAGGAGCGGCTTCCCGGGCGCGAGGGCGCGGAGCCGGTCGAGGCCGGGGCCGAAGAGCGCGGCCGGCTCGGTCCAGCGCTGGCCGGGGGCGGCGGATCCCCAGTTGTAGCCGTCGAGCGCGACGACGTCGACGTACTCGGCGCCGGGGTAGAGCGAGGCGAGGTCGGTGGATCCCGGGTAGGGCACGTTCGGGCTCCACACCCACCGCACGTTGGTCGCCCCCTGCGCGACGACGAGGTCGTGCACGTGCTTCCAGGCGGCGGCGGCGGATCCGGGCGCGTTGCCGTTGACGCCGTCGGACCACGGGTACCAGTTCCCGTTCATCTCGTGGGCGAAGCGGAGCTGGACGGGCCCGCCGTAGCGCGCGAGGTCGGCGCCCCAGGAGCGGATGTAGGCGTCGTGGTCGCCCGCGAGGATGCGCGCGTTCGCGTAGGCGGGCTGGGTCGCTCCCGCCCCGCCCTTCCAGGGCTCCCACGTGACGAGGGCCTCGGCGCCGCGCGCGGCGACGCTGGCGATGCCCGCGATCGGCGCCGGGTGCGTGAAGTCGACGTGGTTCATCACGATGGACGGGCTCTCGCCGAGGAGCGCGGACGCCTCGTCGAGCTCGGCGTCCGCGGCCAGGCCGCCCGGGGTGGAGAGGCCGAGGCGGAGGCGCGCCGAGCTGATCCCGGGGCCGGACGCCGGCAGCGCGACGGGGGCCGCGGTCGGGGCGGGGGCGGGCGCCGGGGCAGGCGCGGGAACCGGGGTGCGGGATCCGGTGCCGGGGGCCGGCGACGGCGCGGGGGAGGGCTTCGGGGTCGGCGACGGCGACGGCGACGGCTTCGGCGTGGGCGACGGGGTCGGCGCGGCCTTCGTGACGGTGAACGCGGCGGTCGCCCTCTTCGCGCCCGAGGTCGCGGTGATGCGGATGGTCGAGAGGGAGCCCTTCGGGATCACGATCCGCGAGGTGAACGCCCCGGTCGCGGTGGTCGTGAAGCGGGCGGACGCGCTGCCCGCGGTGAGGGTGCCGGCCTTGCGGACGGCGAACCCGGATCCGGTCACGGCGACGGCGGTGCCGACGGTGCCCGAGGGGACCGACAGGACGATGGCGGGGACCGGGGCGGGGAGGGCCGTCGTGCGCGCGGTCGCGGCGATGGCGGGGGCGGCCAGCACGACGGCGGAGGCCACGACCGCGGGGACGATGACGGTCGCGACCACGCGGGTGGCCACGGGCGCGATGACGTTCGCGACCACGACCGGGGCGCGTCGGCTGGGCATGGCGGCTCCACGTCCTCTCGAGGGTTCCATGCGAATGTATTCGAGAAGGGCACGGAGCGATAGGGGCGGGCGCGGGACGGATGCGCGGGCAGCCGACCGTCCCGCCTCCCGGCCATCGCCGTCGCCGTCGGGCCCGCCTGACCCGCTCATCGACGGCGCAGCGCGAGGGCGTCGCGGAGCGCGTCGGCCGAGGAGGCGGAGCTGGCGATGCGCCAGTCGGCCTCCTTGTCCATGTCGAACCAGACCAGCGCGGTCACGTCGGGCTGCGCCTGCAGGTAGGCGACGAGGTCCCGGTTCCACGCGGCCTTGGATCCGCCGACCTCGGAGGACGCGGTCTCGGCGATC
The nucleotide sequence above comes from Clavibacter sp. B3I6. Encoded proteins:
- a CDS encoding glycosyltransferase family 9 protein, with the translated sequence MPVVAPLHETFPDVRSIAVLRGGGLGDLIFALPAIAALRAAYPGARITLLGTPLHRALLAGRPGAPEDVEVLPVAHGVRDVPGTDPDPEEIEAFAARMRERRFDLAVQVHGGGRNSNPFLLRLGARHTVGTATDDAERLDRVIPYVYYQHEVMRGLEVAGLAGAPIADLEPVVEVTDAERDAAAAHVTGAPGGLVVIHPGATDSRRRWPVESFAEVARRAAADDAQVVVVGDATDAADADRIVSLARDGLPAEQASRVTSLADALALGELAGLLTHADVVLGNDSGPRHLAQAVGARTVGVFWFGNVINAAPVGRTRHRIHMGWTTTCPVCGVDVTQVGWTAERCEHDPSFVATVRVDDVHADVEQLRRASLGERVTA
- a CDS encoding alpha/beta hydrolase; the encoded protein is MTRAHRRRETALALAAVLVGLVILPAPPGSGVEAGFAQLDRYAALSASEAQRMIAAHPALELQVMDASPERVVRWWAAKDRRQQRALIRSSPELIGDLDGVDYASRDAANRRQLRAEMRTERAAVAARADDVDARNRLAALTAIHDALHPTAPVGGGTAPPRTLVSLTLRDPPLAAIAVGDLDTARQVTFTVPGMGTYTDDMQLWTETAQNVFDAQAAVGAPAAHAVVAWIGYRTPPPGVAATLGDHAERGAPLLAGEIAGLHAARAGGDLASVSVIAHSYGSTMAADALAARDLGVYSFVMLGSAGVEDSIDDARDLHARHVYAGEAVDDDEAVWGRLSRQDPRAPGFGATVISVDGDPARGLLPVTGHAPVLHSPWNDDPDSPAWSAIRDRAERAAEYAAHETTYGYLDAGTESLRNAAIATTPHATEALDPAGR
- a CDS encoding glycoside hydrolase family 26 protein codes for the protein MPSRRAPVVVANVIAPVATRVVATVIVPAVVASAVVLAAPAIAATARTTALPAPVPAIVLSVPSGTVGTAVAVTGSGFAVRKAGTLTAGSASARFTTTATGAFTSRIVIPKGSLSTIRITATSGAKRATAAFTVTKAAPTPSPTPKPSPSPSPTPKPSPAPSPAPGTGSRTPVPAPAPAPAPAPTAAPVALPASGPGISSARLRLGLSTPGGLAADAELDEASALLGESPSIVMNHVDFTHPAPIAGIASVAARGAEALVTWEPWKGGAGATQPAYANARILAGDHDAYIRSWGADLARYGGPVQLRFAHEMNGNWYPWSDGVNGNAPGSAAAAWKHVHDLVVAQGATNVRWVWSPNVPYPGSTDLASLYPGAEYVDVVALDGYNWGSAAPGQRWTEPAALFGPGLDRLRALAPGKPLLVAEVASSEVGGSKAAWTRDLVAYLHAQPDVIGFVWFDFQKEQDWRIDSTAASAASLRDALALRRR